One window from the genome of Clostridiales bacterium encodes:
- the murA gene encoding UDP-N-acetylglucosamine 1-carboxyvinyltransferase — translation MQKLVIDGGKQLSGEVTVQTAKNAALPIIAACILTEDTVTIKNCPHLRDIDAMLDIMRHLGCFAEFYGDDLTVCCKDIALNVINSDLTGKLRSSIFILGSILSRCRRAYISHPGGCEIGLRPIDLHIAGLKGLSVDIIDDCGVICCDGSQMSSAVINLDFASVGATENLMMAGALLDGETVIVNAAREPEIVDLANFINAMGGQVSGAGGSVIKIEGVKKLHGCTYRPMPDRICAGTVLAAVGATGGNVIVNNIVPEHILGITERLKKTGARLNFRGGSVRITSDGRPKPIHKLETNVYPAFPTDMQPQFCAMLLKSSGSSVIVENLFENRFGYTNELLKMGASITVKDRIAVINGVKELHGAVLKACDLRGGAALVIAALMADGRSVVHGVEHIDRGYESIETTFSALGADIKRRIE, via the coding sequence ATGCAAAAACTTGTTATCGACGGCGGAAAGCAATTAAGCGGCGAGGTGACCGTGCAGACCGCAAAGAACGCGGCGCTGCCCATAATCGCGGCGTGTATTCTCACTGAGGACACCGTTACTATAAAGAACTGTCCGCATTTGCGCGACATCGACGCCATGCTCGACATTATGCGGCATTTGGGCTGTTTTGCCGAGTTCTACGGCGACGATTTGACCGTGTGTTGTAAAGATATCGCGCTAAACGTCATAAATTCGGATCTAACGGGCAAATTGCGCTCGTCGATATTCATACTGGGCTCGATTCTTTCGCGGTGCAGACGCGCGTATATAAGCCATCCGGGCGGGTGCGAGATAGGACTTAGACCTATAGATTTACATATTGCGGGACTGAAAGGTTTGTCGGTCGATATTATCGACGATTGCGGAGTTATATGCTGTGACGGCTCGCAAATGTCGAGCGCGGTCATCAATCTCGACTTCGCGTCGGTGGGCGCGACCGAAAACCTAATGATGGCGGGCGCACTTTTGGACGGCGAAACGGTTATCGTCAATGCCGCGCGCGAGCCGGAGATCGTCGACCTTGCCAACTTTATAAACGCTATGGGCGGACAGGTGAGCGGCGCGGGCGGCTCGGTCATTAAGATAGAAGGCGTAAAAAAGCTTCACGGCTGTACCTACCGCCCCATGCCCGATCGTATTTGCGCCGGCACGGTGCTTGCCGCCGTCGGCGCGACGGGTGGGAACGTGATAGTGAATAATATAGTGCCCGAACATATTTTGGGAATAACCGAGCGGTTAAAGAAAACGGGCGCAAGGCTCAATTTCCGCGGCGGCTCGGTGCGCATTACCTCAGACGGCAGACCCAAGCCCATACATAAACTCGAAACCAACGTATATCCCGCGTTCCCGACCGATATGCAGCCGCAGTTTTGCGCCATGCTGTTAAAGTCGAGCGGCAGCTCGGTAATAGTCGAAAATCTATTCGAAAATCGGTTCGGCTATACCAACGAGCTGCTTAAAATGGGCGCGAGCATAACCGTAAAGGACAGAATAGCCGTGATAAACGGCGTAAAAGAATTGCACGGCGCAGTGCTTAAAGCGTGCGATCTTCGCGGCGGCGCAGCGCTCGTCATTGCCGCGCTCATGGCGGACGGCAGATCTGTCGTCCACGGAGTAGAGCATATAGACAGGGGATACGAAAGTATTGAAACGACCTTCTCCGCACTCGGCGCGGATATTAAGCGAAGAATAGAATAG
- a CDS encoding FtsQ-type POTRA domain-containing protein: MRNKRLIVLLSVVLALIVIIVATGATFLVRNVEAYNYYGYTDGGLDYDSYVIEAADIKRNSSIFFVDEEEVKNKVERAFPNVGVINVERKFPDRVSVNYVVYERMFQYENDGRYYRCYSSCRIGESSAEAAGDVFNVKTNNPTATAVGAYFQSAGSYDRKIIETYISVMRNKGLIDRQISSHVRFIDLTREGYVYIRMSSGCSIEIHGSVDDFAKFLERGFDIFADTKAEINKISGLIRVWEYKGGDGDMRSSYTAVGAEIGKREDGSIKYYSDELYYLENYGENA; encoded by the coding sequence ATGCGTAATAAGAGGCTTATCGTATTATTATCGGTGGTGCTGGCGCTTATCGTCATTATCGTGGCGACGGGAGCTACTTTTCTTGTGCGCAACGTGGAAGCTTATAATTATTACGGGTATACCGACGGCGGGCTGGATTACGACAGCTACGTGATCGAAGCCGCGGATATCAAGCGTAACAGTTCTATTTTCTTCGTAGACGAGGAAGAAGTCAAAAACAAGGTAGAGCGCGCGTTCCCTAACGTCGGGGTGATCAACGTGGAGCGCAAGTTCCCCGACCGAGTGTCCGTAAACTACGTGGTGTACGAACGAATGTTCCAGTACGAGAACGACGGGCGGTATTACCGTTGCTATTCGTCCTGCCGCATAGGCGAGAGCAGCGCGGAAGCCGCGGGCGACGTTTTCAATGTTAAGACGAACAACCCGACGGCGACGGCGGTCGGCGCGTATTTCCAGTCCGCGGGCAGCTACGACCGCAAGATAATCGAGACGTACATATCGGTCATGCGCAACAAGGGGCTTATCGACAGGCAGATTTCGAGTCACGTTCGGTTTATCGATCTTACGCGCGAGGGGTACGTTTATATCCGTATGAGCTCAGGCTGTTCGATCGAGATACACGGTAGTGTGGATGATTTTGCGAAGTTCCTCGAACGCGGGTTCGATATTTTCGCCGACACGAAGGCCGAGATAAACAAGATTTCGGGGCTTATACGCGTTTGGGAATACAAGGGCGGCGACGGCGATATGCGGAGCTCGTACACGGCGGTCGGCGCGGAGATAGGCAAGCGCGAGGACGGGAGTATCAAATACTATTCCGACGAGCTTTACTACTTAGAGAACTACGGCGAGAATGCCTAA
- the ftsZ gene encoding cell division protein FtsZ, translated as MATFESIRNSNGMNAEEQSTSPVKIVIVGVGGGGSNAVDNMIEAHVNVDQFMAINTDRQALRISKAKKRVQIGSNITKGYGAGANPEKGRLAAEECRETLKGLINDMDLVFITAGMGGGTGTGAAPIVAEIAHSLGKLTIAFVTTPFKFEGEIRMRNAQMGIAKLREHVDSIIIVPNEKLATFAKDMTTQEAFKYADDILRQGVQALTDLIANPGRINVDFADIRTVLEQGGDSIMGIGRASGQNRAVDAVKKAVNNAVLDTSIEGATRAIVNVEGREIKMDEVSQAVELVRDICAPDANIIFGHAIVPALKDEIQVTIVATGFKKGGPSAPAQRTQQQPLIQPQNRGGYPVQQNPYGNQGGYPNNGGYQNGGYQNNGGYPIGNNGYPQQQQQPQQPQGVPQQQTFFNYPPQGTPQPQHPPRRNDGNGYVGLDDDSDTSWLSKLNKRK; from the coding sequence ATGGCTACTTTTGAAAGCATACGAAACAGCAACGGCATGAACGCGGAAGAGCAGTCGACTTCGCCCGTTAAGATCGTTATAGTCGGCGTGGGCGGCGGCGGCAGTAACGCCGTCGATAATATGATCGAAGCGCACGTCAATGTCGATCAGTTCATGGCAATCAATACCGACCGTCAGGCGTTGCGTATCAGTAAAGCGAAAAAGCGCGTTCAGATCGGCTCGAACATAACCAAGGGCTACGGCGCGGGCGCTAACCCCGAAAAGGGCAGGCTTGCCGCCGAGGAATGCCGCGAAACGCTCAAAGGGCTTATCAACGACATGGATCTCGTGTTCATTACCGCAGGCATGGGCGGCGGTACGGGCACGGGCGCCGCGCCTATCGTTGCCGAGATCGCGCACAGCCTTGGCAAGCTCACGATTGCGTTCGTTACTACGCCGTTCAAGTTCGAGGGCGAGATTCGTATGCGCAATGCGCAAATGGGTATTGCCAAGCTCCGCGAGCACGTTGATTCGATCATCATTGTGCCTAACGAGAAGCTTGCGACCTTTGCCAAGGACATGACCACGCAGGAAGCGTTCAAGTACGCCGACGATATTCTTCGTCAGGGCGTGCAGGCGCTTACCGATCTTATAGCCAACCCCGGACGTATCAACGTCGACTTTGCCGATATCCGCACCGTGCTTGAACAGGGCGGCGATTCCATTATGGGCATTGGGCGTGCGAGCGGTCAGAACCGTGCCGTCGACGCCGTCAAGAAAGCCGTCAATAACGCCGTGCTCGATACCTCTATCGAGGGCGCGACCCGCGCTATCGTCAACGTTGAGGGCAGGGAGATCAAGATGGACGAGGTGTCGCAGGCGGTCGAGCTCGTTCGCGATATCTGCGCGCCCGACGCGAATATCATATTCGGGCACGCGATTGTTCCCGCGCTCAAAGACGAGATACAGGTCACTATCGTTGCTACCGGGTTCAAGAAGGGCGGACCTTCCGCGCCTGCGCAGCGCACTCAGCAGCAGCCGCTTATCCAGCCGCAAAACCGTGGCGGATATCCCGTACAACAGAATCCGTACGGCAATCAGGGCGGATACCCGAACAACGGCGGTTACCAGAACGGTGGATACCAAAATAACGGCGGTTATCCCATTGGTAATAACGGCTATCCTCAACAGCAACAGCAACCGCAGCAGCCGCAGGGCGTACCGCAGCAACAGACATTCTTTAACTATCCGCCGCAGGGCACGCCGCAGCCGCAACATCCGCCGCGCCGTAACGACGGGAACGGCTACGTCGGGCTTGACGACGACAGCGATACTTCGTGGCTGAGCAAGCTTAATAAACGTAAGTAA